The following proteins are encoded in a genomic region of Vulpes vulpes isolate BD-2025 chromosome X, VulVul3, whole genome shotgun sequence:
- the NIPSNAP1 gene encoding protein NipSnap homolog 1 produces the protein MAPWLCSISAAAQRLLGSPKPRARDVAAAARFYSKDNEGSWFGSLSVHKVDPWKDAHSTLLSKTETSNLYKIQFHNVKPECLDAYNSLTEAVLPKLHLDENYPCLLVGNWNTWYGEQDQAVHLWRFSGGYPALMDCMNKLKSNKEYLEFRKEWSQMLLSRRNQMLLEFSFWNEPQPIAGPNIYELRTYKLKPGTMIEWGNNWARAIKYRQENQEAVGDFFSQIGELYVVHHLWAYKDLQSREETRNAAWRKRGWDGNIYYTVPLVQHMESRIMIPLKISPLQ, from the coding sequence ATGGCTCCATGGCTGTGCAGCATCTCTGCAGCGGCACAGCGGCTGCTGGGGAGCCCGAAGCCCCGCGCCAGGGATGTCGCGGCTGCTGCACGCTTCTATTCCAAGGACAATGAAGGTAGCTGGTTCGGCTCCCTCTCTGTGCACAAGGTGGATCCCTGGAAGGATGCCCACTCCACCCTGCTATCCAAGACGGAAACCAGCAACCTCTACAAGATCCAGTTTCACAATGTGAAGCCTGAATGTCTGGATGCCTACAACAGCCTGACAGAGGCTGTGCTGCCCAAGCTGCACCTGGATGAGAACTACCCCTGCTTGCTCGTGGGCAACTGGAACACATGGTACGGGGAGCAAGACCAGGCAGTACACCTGTGGCGATTCTCAGGCGGCTATCCAGCCCTCATGGACTGCATGAACAAGCTCAAAAGCAACAAGGAGTACCTGGAGTTCCGAAAGGAGTGGAGCCAGATGCTACTGTCGAGGAGAAACCAGATGCTCCTTGAGTTCAGCTTCTGGAATGAGCCACAGCCCATAGCAGGCCCCAACATCTATGAGCTGAGGACATACAAGCTCAAGCCAGGAACCATGATTGAGTGGGGAAACAACTGGGCTCGGGCAATCAAGTACCGGCAAGAGAACCAGGAGGCAGTAGGCGACTTCTTCTCACAGATAGGAGAGCTCTACGTTGTACACCATCTCTGGGCCTATAAAGACCTGCAATCTCGGGAAGAGACTCGAAATGCTGCCTGGAGAAAGAGGGGCTGGGACGGAAATATCTACTACACAGTCCCATTGGTGCAACACATGGAGTCTCGGATCATGATCCCGTTGAAGATCTCGCCTCTCCAGTGA